A stretch of the Halorussus vallis genome encodes the following:
- a CDS encoding DUF4112 domain-containing protein encodes MGTDSEGQSIEVNVSDEPPGMERVRAVADLLDEAVEVPVVNYKIGLDPILGLLPVGGDAVSAAISLYIVAEGARMGASQDTVLRMLANVVFDAVGGSIPILGSIVDAVFKANQRNVKLLEEEFGE; translated from the coding sequence ATGGGTACCGATTCCGAAGGCCAGTCCATCGAGGTGAACGTCAGCGACGAACCGCCGGGGATGGAGCGCGTGCGCGCCGTCGCCGACCTGCTCGACGAGGCCGTCGAAGTGCCGGTCGTCAACTACAAGATCGGCCTCGACCCCATCCTCGGACTGCTGCCGGTGGGCGGCGACGCCGTCTCGGCGGCCATCTCGCTGTACATCGTCGCCGAGGGCGCGCGGATGGGCGCCTCCCAGGACACCGTGCTCCGGATGCTCGCCAACGTCGTCTTCGACGCGGTCGGCGGGTCGATTCCGATCCTCGGTTCCATCGTCGACGCCGTCTTCAAGGCCAACCAGCGCAACGTGAAGCTCCTCGAAGAGGAGTTCGGCGAGTAA
- a CDS encoding ABC transporter permease subunit, which yields MTVNWMDVARKDFEDAVRSRMLWGISSVFVAFLVMSLLSAEQLFPATVTVDASMALAGVAMLAQLFVPGVALVASYLSVVSERRSGSLRVLLSYPFSRFDIVAGKLVGRTLVTGVALTVGLTIATVFVVVLYGFPNLTSFAGFIAASVLVGLTFTGLAVGGSAAAATRGRAMAFTIGSFVGMVFFWKPVVVGLYYAVTGSLPGVEVERWYVFLQRLNPLEAYRVIASAALDRPVSEVPELPIEDIPAGISSERLALADRLGGDVPIYLTDWFSVVVLLLWGLVPVLVGYWWFENSDLG from the coding sequence ATGACGGTGAACTGGATGGACGTTGCCCGGAAAGACTTCGAGGACGCCGTGCGTTCTAGGATGCTGTGGGGCATCAGTTCCGTGTTCGTGGCCTTTCTGGTGATGTCCCTGCTATCGGCCGAACAGCTATTTCCGGCTACCGTAACCGTCGATGCCTCGATGGCGCTGGCAGGCGTGGCGATGCTTGCCCAACTGTTCGTCCCGGGCGTCGCGTTGGTCGCCAGCTATCTTTCTGTCGTCAGTGAGCGCCGCTCGGGCAGCCTGCGCGTACTATTGAGCTATCCGTTCTCCAGGTTCGACATCGTGGCAGGCAAACTCGTCGGACGGACGTTGGTTACCGGCGTGGCATTGACCGTGGGACTCACTATCGCCACCGTCTTCGTCGTGGTGCTGTACGGGTTCCCGAACCTCACATCGTTTGCCGGGTTCATCGCCGCGAGCGTGCTGGTCGGGCTGACGTTCACGGGATTAGCAGTCGGCGGCTCGGCCGCTGCGGCAACCCGCGGGCGAGCGATGGCGTTCACGATAGGGTCGTTCGTAGGCATGGTGTTCTTCTGGAAACCGGTGGTCGTCGGCCTCTATTACGCGGTTACCGGCTCGCTTCCGGGGGTGGAAGTCGAACGGTGGTACGTCTTCCTGCAGCGACTCAATCCGCTGGAGGCGTACCGCGTAATTGCGAGCGCTGCCCTCGACCGCCCGGTGAGCGAGGTCCCCGAACTTCCTATCGAAGACATCCCCGCAGGGATTTCGTCCGAGAGACTGGCGCTCGCGGACCGGCTCGGAGGCGATGTACCCATCTACCTCACGGACTGGTTCTCGGTCGTCGTCCTGCTCCTCTGGGGACTTGTCCCTGTCCTCGTTGGCTACTGGTGGTTCGAGAATTCCGACCTGGGGTGA
- a CDS encoding alpha-amylase family protein codes for MTTKDRWYENAVFYAVDVEAFADADGDGVGDFEGLTNRLDYLSSLGVDCLWLLPFYPSPNRDNGYDVTDYYGIDPRHGTFGDFVEFMRAADHHGIEVIVDLVVNHTSDQHPWFQKARQDPDSEYRDYYVWRDDPPENPDPHRGPVFPDVEDSVWSYDEQAEAFYYHRFYHFQPDLNTANPDVREEIRKIMGFWLELGVSGFRVDAATLMIDNKGGLESTKLDDPHGVLRDMRSFVERRGDDAILLAEADDEPSKLAHYFGNTNGSGRRSPGDYVPTAPGENADPLAEPDADAFGEGDEMNVLLNFLVSAYLVSALAEERAQPLREVEELLPEIPDEGQWANFLRNYDELNVGRLPTERQREVFETFAPDEDMRIFGRGIRRRLAPMLATDDGDPDRDRLELAYSLLFSLPGAPLFVYGDEIGMGDDLSLPGRNAVRTPMQWSAERNAGFSTADPEDLVRPVVSEGPFRYERVNVADQRGESDSLLGWFSRLIRVRKECPEIGTGDFELLETDDPTVFAHRMSRPGGEVVAVHNLSTEPTTATLDLGGVAVRLLGEVTVEETADGHRFELGRYGHCWVRVGEN; via the coding sequence ATGACGACCAAAGACCGCTGGTACGAAAACGCCGTCTTCTACGCCGTCGACGTCGAGGCGTTCGCCGACGCCGACGGCGACGGCGTCGGCGACTTCGAGGGACTGACGAACCGCCTCGACTACCTCTCCAGTCTGGGCGTCGACTGCCTGTGGCTCCTGCCGTTCTACCCCTCCCCGAACCGCGACAACGGCTACGACGTGACCGACTACTACGGCATCGACCCGCGCCACGGCACGTTCGGCGACTTCGTGGAGTTCATGCGGGCGGCCGACCACCACGGCATCGAGGTCATCGTCGACCTGGTGGTCAACCACACCTCCGACCAGCACCCGTGGTTCCAGAAGGCTCGCCAGGACCCCGACTCGGAGTACCGCGACTACTACGTCTGGCGCGACGACCCGCCCGAGAACCCCGACCCCCACCGCGGCCCGGTGTTCCCCGACGTCGAGGACAGCGTCTGGAGCTACGACGAGCAGGCCGAGGCGTTCTACTACCACCGGTTCTACCACTTCCAACCCGACCTCAACACGGCCAACCCCGACGTCCGCGAGGAGATTCGCAAGATAATGGGGTTCTGGCTCGAACTGGGCGTCTCGGGCTTCCGGGTCGACGCCGCGACGCTGATGATAGACAACAAGGGCGGCCTCGAATCCACGAAACTCGACGACCCCCACGGCGTCCTCCGGGACATGCGGTCGTTCGTCGAGCGGCGGGGCGACGACGCCATCCTGCTGGCGGAGGCCGACGACGAACCGTCGAAACTCGCCCACTACTTCGGCAACACGAACGGGAGCGGTCGGCGTTCTCCCGGCGACTACGTGCCGACCGCGCCCGGCGAGAACGCCGACCCGCTCGCGGAACCCGACGCCGACGCCTTCGGCGAGGGCGACGAGATGAACGTCCTGTTGAACTTCCTGGTGTCGGCGTACCTCGTCTCGGCGCTCGCCGAGGAGCGCGCCCAACCCCTCCGTGAGGTCGAGGAACTCCTCCCCGAGATTCCCGACGAGGGCCAGTGGGCCAACTTCCTCCGGAACTACGACGAACTCAACGTCGGCCGCCTCCCGACCGAGCGCCAGCGCGAGGTGTTCGAGACGTTCGCGCCCGACGAGGACATGCGCATCTTCGGCCGGGGCATCCGCCGCCGCCTCGCGCCGATGCTCGCGACCGACGACGGCGACCCCGACCGCGACCGCCTCGAACTCGCCTACAGCCTGCTGTTCTCGCTCCCGGGTGCGCCGCTGTTCGTCTACGGCGACGAGATCGGAATGGGCGACGACCTCTCGCTCCCGGGCCGGAACGCGGTCAGGACGCCGATGCAGTGGTCGGCCGAGCGAAACGCCGGCTTCTCGACGGCCGACCCCGAGGACCTGGTTCGGCCCGTCGTCTCGGAGGGACCGTTCCGGTACGAGCGCGTCAACGTCGCCGACCAGCGCGGCGAGTCGGACTCGTTGCTGGGGTGGTTCTCGCGACTGATTCGGGTCCGCAAGGAGTGTCCCGAAATCGGAACCGGCGACTTCGAACTCCTCGAAACCGACGACCCGACCGTCTTCGCCCACCGGATGTCCCGACCCGGCGGCGAGGTCGTCGCGGTCCACAACCTCTCGACCGAACCGACGACCGCGACCCTCGACCTGGGCGGCGTGGCGGTCCGCCTCCTCGGCGAGGTGACGGTCGAGGAGACGGCCGACGGACACCGCTTCGAACTCGGGCGCTACGGCCACTGCTGGGTTCGCGTGGGCGAGAACTGA
- a CDS encoding SIMPL domain-containing protein yields MPDRTVTTAATGRTSAPPDEVTVQLSSNAVEPDVMAARRGVAERAARLRSVLADAGVPGDRVRTIRFTVTQRPPHRTPHCTRESEDDPESRPYEATETLIVTLGDLDSVGEVLTAAVDDAGAEVDTVNFGFRTETERELDREAVADAAETARKRAEAAAAAEGLRVGDVRSIATDQEAMNRRTASGLGEALQESGSQGPESGPMDVTARVEATYELCEE; encoded by the coding sequence ATGCCGGACCGAACCGTCACCACCGCCGCGACCGGCCGGACGAGCGCACCGCCCGACGAGGTGACCGTCCAACTGTCGTCGAACGCGGTCGAACCGGACGTGATGGCCGCCCGCCGCGGGGTCGCGGAGCGGGCCGCCCGACTGCGGAGCGTCCTCGCCGACGCCGGGGTTCCCGGCGACCGGGTCCGGACGATTCGATTCACCGTCACCCAGCGACCGCCCCACCGCACGCCCCACTGCACGCGGGAGTCCGAGGACGACCCCGAATCCCGACCCTACGAGGCGACCGAGACGCTGATCGTCACGCTCGGGGACCTCGACTCGGTCGGCGAGGTGCTGACGGCCGCCGTCGACGACGCGGGCGCGGAGGTCGACACCGTGAACTTCGGCTTCCGGACCGAGACGGAGCGCGAACTCGACCGGGAGGCCGTCGCCGACGCCGCCGAAACCGCCCGGAAGCGGGCCGAGGCCGCCGCCGCGGCCGAGGGCCTGCGCGTCGGCGACGTGCGCTCCATCGCCACCGACCAGGAGGCGATGAACCGACGGACCGCGTCCGGACTCGGCGAGGCGCTACAGGAGTCGGGGTCGCAGGGTCCCGAGAGCGGTCCCATGGACGTGACGGCGCGCGTCGAGGCGACCTACGAACTCTGCGAGGAGTAG
- a CDS encoding spermidine synthase: MKAATQTKRLTLLALTYVVSFCSFAYEFVYSELLTVMYGGTVTQYVITVGLYFFSLGIGSALSDDLDADAPSNFFRTEVYLAAVAPAGFMLIVGLNSVAIPKAVPNELIWVLARLPAVAVGFLSGFELPLLTRMVDDLETESRLLPRRVTGAFARIHRLALGVVGLFWSVERREGERSGLSVVLALDYVGGLFGAVVYARVLYPKLGLVPTIFVLALLNAVAALAFVARFSDRPWGLFAGEDRSLVSRESRALFAVCLLLTAAYGGAVVEHERVDRGVTELYLERQIESEYAKGAMKAEITSQTTTKYQHVVRYRRTWTGAGDNPHFEGDTEECLRLGTAVQLCESWADSYHQGLVDVPMSMYDHSPETNVLVVGGGDWIAVDHLRKYNVSVDHVDLDAEFMATARNDSFYARWHDDAYEYDRLNTTVGDGYAFLKRTNETYDLVLLDLPGATDSDLLKLYSKEFYSSLRRHLEPDGTVVTWAYSPDGYPQHHKAYVNTVRAAGFDRYLPYSSWEDVDADGEVERVERFYVLAPGPREQLPVAEGTDYVRKYRDRYRDLRWREMPRYRGVGVNSLFHPNYDIIIDDWP, translated from the coding sequence ATGAAGGCAGCGACCCAGACGAAACGGCTGACCCTGCTCGCTCTGACGTACGTCGTCTCGTTCTGTAGCTTCGCCTACGAGTTCGTCTACTCCGAACTGCTGACGGTGATGTACGGCGGCACCGTGACCCAGTACGTCATCACGGTGGGACTGTACTTCTTCAGCCTCGGAATCGGGTCGGCGCTGTCGGACGACCTCGACGCCGACGCGCCGTCGAACTTCTTCCGGACCGAGGTTTACCTCGCGGCAGTCGCGCCCGCCGGATTCATGCTCATCGTCGGCTTGAACAGCGTCGCGATTCCGAAGGCCGTCCCGAACGAACTGATATGGGTGCTGGCGCGACTCCCGGCGGTCGCGGTCGGCTTCCTCTCGGGGTTCGAACTCCCGCTGTTGACCCGGATGGTCGACGACCTCGAAACCGAGTCGCGGCTCCTCCCCCGTCGGGTCACCGGCGCGTTCGCCCGAATTCACCGCCTCGCGCTCGGGGTCGTCGGCCTGTTCTGGTCGGTCGAGCGCCGCGAGGGCGAGCGCAGCGGTCTGTCGGTCGTGCTGGCGCTCGACTACGTCGGCGGCCTGTTCGGCGCGGTCGTCTACGCCCGGGTGCTCTACCCGAAACTCGGCCTCGTCCCCACCATCTTCGTGCTGGCGCTGCTCAACGCCGTCGCCGCGCTCGCGTTCGTCGCGCGGTTCAGCGACCGGCCCTGGGGGCTGTTCGCCGGCGAGGACCGGTCGCTGGTCAGCCGCGAGTCGCGGGCGCTGTTCGCCGTCTGCCTGCTGTTGACGGCGGCCTACGGCGGTGCGGTCGTCGAGCACGAGCGGGTCGACCGCGGCGTGACCGAACTCTACCTCGAACGCCAGATAGAGTCCGAGTACGCGAAGGGCGCGATGAAAGCGGAGATCACGAGCCAGACGACCACGAAGTACCAGCACGTCGTCCGGTATCGGCGGACCTGGACCGGCGCGGGCGACAACCCCCACTTCGAGGGCGACACCGAGGAGTGTCTGCGACTCGGGACGGCGGTCCAGCTCTGCGAGAGCTGGGCCGACTCCTACCACCAGGGACTGGTCGACGTGCCGATGTCGATGTACGACCACTCGCCGGAGACGAACGTCCTCGTGGTCGGCGGCGGCGACTGGATCGCGGTCGACCACCTCCGGAAGTACAACGTGAGCGTCGACCACGTCGACCTCGACGCCGAGTTCATGGCGACGGCGCGCAACGACTCGTTCTACGCCCGCTGGCACGACGACGCCTACGAGTACGACCGGCTGAACACCACCGTCGGCGACGGCTACGCGTTCCTGAAGCGGACGAACGAAACCTACGACCTCGTGTTGCTCGACCTGCCGGGCGCGACCGACAGCGACCTGCTGAAACTCTACTCGAAGGAGTTCTACTCGTCGCTGCGCCGCCACCTCGAACCCGACGGGACCGTGGTGACCTGGGCGTACTCGCCCGACGGCTACCCCCAGCACCACAAGGCCTACGTCAACACCGTCCGGGCCGCGGGCTTCGACCGCTACCTGCCCTACTCGTCGTGGGAGGACGTGGACGCCGACGGCGAAGTCGAGCGCGTCGAGCGGTTCTACGTCCTCGCGCCCGGCCCGCGCGAACAACTCCCGGTCGCCGAGGGAACCGACTACGTCCGGAAGTACCGCGACCGCTACCGGGACCTCCGGTGGCGCGAGATGCCCCGCTACCGCGGCGTGGGCGTGAACTCGCTGTTCCACCCGAACTACGACATCATCATCGACGACTGGCCATGA
- a CDS encoding DUF2617 family protein codes for MTPDEPPAPDDVTELHFAYATDAPSLDAFDVKAVVPAELLGRPAALTVIGASHYVGVPDLGYHELCSCRPPTAAGTDADGFAGADAFATPLEVGVERKFGFETDRLRAETRADVRDIDAFPGAADADASYRFGPGAWTTIELGASRRTARPSARYETYHTYPEYGLAVYTETRLTLCAEGATSDSADERPADDPRESTDRENTPPTDTPHSHHP; via the coding sequence ATGACTCCAGACGAACCCCCCGCGCCGGACGACGTCACCGAACTCCACTTCGCCTACGCGACCGACGCGCCGAGTCTCGACGCCTTCGACGTGAAGGCCGTCGTCCCCGCGGAACTCCTCGGTCGACCGGCCGCGCTCACGGTCATCGGCGCGTCCCACTACGTCGGCGTCCCCGACCTCGGCTACCACGAACTCTGTTCGTGCCGGCCGCCGACGGCGGCCGGCACGGACGCGGACGGTTTCGCGGGCGCCGACGCCTTCGCGACCCCGCTGGAGGTGGGCGTCGAGCGCAAATTTGGATTCGAAACCGACCGCCTGCGCGCGGAAACCCGCGCCGACGTGCGCGACATCGACGCGTTCCCCGGCGCGGCCGACGCCGACGCGTCCTACAGGTTCGGTCCCGGGGCGTGGACGACCATCGAACTCGGCGCGTCGCGCCGGACTGCTCGCCCCTCCGCCCGCTACGAGACGTACCACACGTACCCCGAGTACGGCCTCGCCGTCTACACCGAGACGCGACTGACGCTCTGCGCCGAGGGTGCAACCTCCGACTCGGCCGACGAGCGACCGGCCGACGACCCACGCGAGTCGACCGACCGCGAAAACACCCCGCCGACCGACACTCCCCACTCACACCACCCATGA
- a CDS encoding pentapeptide repeat-containing protein, producing MAGTEDEPTDESDRESPNRSAAGRAPPTRRGSTNGRVPENGSAPVTRENGFDHGRASADGEGEDPQDESSPSPSADRSRTPSSRDDPSTCRYAFDPTQKTDAHLQTTWECPHAAHADSEFCVFHMNYDERKACGVTAADVVARLKENLKAEDTRANEYVGADLPHLSLTYQDINGDTNHVINFQHADIDGIDITHGRLDQGLNLREATVGTLKLEDAIVTGLFEAPGITVEEAFVTDESTFHQDVHFEDADFRGPVDCDEATFTEDTSFAGATFHDVAHFRNVETSGTSHVLEDRVSFADVEFRDDTSFRQADFEYATFEGATFHAESDFEHAVFDGDAQFDRVTFHQVADFDEARFDDDVSFEEARFMALAEFRGVEFNGGSRTSDDDVTFENAIFEGEADFKLARFRFADFKDATFEGDLNFDRARFDARADCHRISVAGQTDLRRVEFVDTVNFDGSEFADEVTAVEAEFGGDADFVKATFDAVARFTEARFREDASFRAGTFRDRAVFRGAVFEGEAKHLEENASFEEVAFLSSADFEAARFTNASFRDATFHDECRFRRAEFLDGVNFRVHAGDDDVYVDLTEATVEGGSVVLAGGDPVLYDFTRATVGELQLESEGSEHELLDHFRICLTDFDHFDFSNHHGYLERNDWNVHAFLGDDRPATPTPTVEMTDEVIEETYRKAQDSADAVGDTPASREFEFKRYYYNRRKNLDIVRNEYSLNGWSRAKKASSVALNYFMQFTCGYGNRLPRIAALTFFLPALFGVLYVLGGPFQTQAGVLWSDGTIDPTVLFDGLYYSYISFSTIGYGDIGPVGWAAKLLAMSQGMLNGLFFTLLTFTLFKRVLGGS from the coding sequence ATGGCAGGAACTGAAGACGAACCGACGGACGAATCGGACCGCGAGTCGCCCAATCGCTCGGCGGCCGGGCGCGCGCCGCCGACCCGGCGCGGATCGACGAACGGACGCGTCCCCGAGAACGGGTCGGCGCCCGTGACGCGCGAGAACGGGTTCGACCACGGCCGCGCGTCCGCCGATGGAGAGGGCGAGGACCCGCAGGACGAGTCGTCGCCGTCCCCGTCGGCCGACAGGTCGCGGACCCCGTCGTCCCGCGACGACCCGTCGACCTGCCGGTACGCCTTCGACCCGACCCAGAAGACCGACGCCCACCTCCAGACGACGTGGGAGTGCCCGCACGCCGCCCACGCCGACAGCGAGTTCTGCGTGTTCCACATGAACTACGACGAGCGCAAGGCCTGCGGCGTGACCGCCGCAGACGTGGTCGCTCGCCTCAAGGAGAACCTGAAAGCCGAAGACACCCGCGCGAACGAGTACGTCGGTGCCGACCTCCCGCACCTCTCGCTGACCTACCAGGACATCAACGGCGACACCAACCACGTCATCAACTTCCAGCACGCCGACATCGACGGCATCGACATCACCCACGGCCGCCTCGACCAGGGGCTGAACCTCCGGGAGGCCACGGTCGGCACCCTCAAACTCGAGGACGCCATCGTCACCGGCCTGTTCGAGGCCCCCGGCATCACCGTCGAGGAGGCGTTCGTGACCGACGAGTCGACGTTCCACCAGGACGTCCACTTCGAGGACGCCGACTTCCGCGGGCCGGTCGACTGCGACGAGGCGACGTTCACCGAGGACACCAGTTTCGCGGGCGCGACGTTCCACGACGTGGCGCACTTCCGGAACGTCGAAACCAGCGGCACGAGCCACGTCCTCGAAGACCGCGTCTCGTTCGCCGACGTCGAGTTCCGCGACGACACCAGTTTCCGCCAGGCCGACTTCGAGTACGCCACCTTCGAGGGCGCGACGTTCCACGCCGAGTCGGACTTCGAACACGCCGTCTTCGACGGCGACGCCCAGTTCGACCGCGTCACCTTCCACCAGGTCGCCGACTTCGACGAGGCCCGGTTCGACGACGACGTGAGCTTCGAGGAGGCCCGGTTCATGGCGCTGGCGGAGTTCCGCGGCGTGGAGTTCAACGGCGGCAGTCGGACCTCCGACGACGACGTGACCTTCGAGAACGCGATTTTCGAGGGCGAGGCCGACTTCAAACTCGCGCGGTTCCGGTTCGCCGACTTCAAGGACGCGACGTTCGAGGGCGACCTGAACTTCGACCGCGCGCGGTTCGACGCCCGGGCCGACTGCCACCGCATCTCGGTCGCGGGGCAGACCGACCTCCGGCGAGTCGAGTTCGTCGACACCGTCAACTTCGACGGGAGCGAGTTCGCCGACGAGGTGACCGCCGTCGAGGCCGAGTTCGGCGGCGACGCCGACTTCGTGAAGGCGACCTTCGACGCTGTCGCTCGGTTCACCGAGGCCCGCTTCCGCGAGGACGCGAGCTTTCGGGCCGGTACCTTCCGCGACCGGGCGGTGTTCCGCGGCGCGGTGTTCGAGGGCGAGGCCAAGCACCTGGAGGAGAACGCCTCCTTCGAGGAGGTGGCGTTCCTGTCGAGCGCGGACTTCGAGGCCGCACGGTTCACCAACGCCTCGTTCCGGGACGCGACGTTCCACGACGAGTGTCGGTTCCGGCGCGCCGAGTTCCTCGACGGGGTCAACTTCCGGGTGCACGCCGGCGACGACGACGTGTACGTCGACCTCACCGAGGCGACGGTCGAGGGCGGTTCGGTGGTCCTGGCCGGCGGCGACCCGGTGCTGTACGACTTCACCAGGGCGACGGTCGGCGAACTCCAGTTGGAGAGCGAGGGGAGCGAACACGAACTGCTCGACCACTTCCGCATCTGTCTCACCGACTTCGACCACTTCGACTTCAGCAACCACCACGGCTACCTGGAGCGCAACGACTGGAACGTCCACGCCTTCCTCGGCGACGACCGGCCGGCCACGCCCACGCCGACCGTCGAGATGACCGACGAAGTGATCGAGGAGACCTACCGGAAGGCCCAGGACAGCGCCGACGCGGTCGGCGACACGCCCGCCTCCCGGGAGTTCGAGTTCAAGCGCTACTACTACAACCGCAGGAAGAACCTCGACATCGTCCGCAACGAGTACTCGCTCAACGGGTGGAGTCGGGCGAAGAAGGCCTCCAGCGTCGCGCTCAACTACTTCATGCAGTTCACCTGCGGCTACGGCAACCGCCTGCCGCGAATCGCGGCGCTCACCTTCTTCCTCCCGGCGCTGTTCGGCGTCCTCTACGTCCTCGGCGGGCCGTTCCAGACCCAGGCGGGCGTCCTCTGGAGCGACGGTACCATCGACCCGACGGTGCTGTTCGACGGGCTGTACTACAGCTACATCAGCTTCAGCACCATCGGCTATGGCGACATCGGGCCGGTCGGCTGGGCCGCGAAGCTCCTGGCGATGAGCCAGGGGATGTTGAACGGGTTGTTCTTCACCCTGCTCACGTTCACGCTGTTCAAGCGGGTACTGGGTGGGAGCTAG
- a CDS encoding aldo/keto reductase, which yields MEYTTLGDTGIEVSRLCLGCMSFGSSDWRPWVLDAEEAEEIIDRAIDLGINFFDTANMYSNGESERVLGDALEGRRDESVVATKCYFQMDDEDPNSGGLSRKAIEQELENSLDRLGMDAVDLYQIHRWDDDTPIEQTLRALDDAVRRGKVRHVGASSMWAYQFAEALRTSDLEGLERFQTMQNHYNLVYREEEREMLPLCDRENVGVLPWSPLARGYLARPHEDIDATTRGGSEEYMYEHPYREGGGKEVNERVQELAADKGVKMAQIALAWLLHKDRVDAPIVGTTSVEHLEDAVEALEIDLTASDMAYLEEPYEPVRVSGHD from the coding sequence ATGGAGTACACGACGCTCGGCGACACCGGCATCGAGGTCAGCCGACTCTGTCTGGGTTGCATGAGTTTCGGGTCGAGCGACTGGCGGCCGTGGGTGCTCGACGCCGAGGAGGCCGAGGAGATCATCGACCGGGCCATCGACCTCGGCATCAACTTCTTCGACACCGCGAACATGTACTCGAACGGCGAGAGCGAGCGCGTACTGGGCGACGCGCTTGAGGGTCGGCGCGACGAGAGCGTGGTCGCGACGAAGTGCTACTTCCAGATGGACGACGAGGACCCCAACTCGGGCGGCCTCTCGCGGAAGGCCATCGAGCAGGAACTCGAGAACTCGCTCGACCGCCTCGGGATGGACGCCGTCGACCTCTACCAAATTCACCGCTGGGACGACGACACGCCCATCGAGCAGACGCTCCGGGCGTTGGACGACGCGGTGCGGCGCGGGAAGGTACGGCACGTCGGCGCGAGTTCGATGTGGGCCTACCAGTTCGCCGAGGCGCTCCGGACCAGCGACCTCGAAGGCCTCGAGCGGTTCCAGACGATGCAGAACCACTACAACCTCGTGTATCGGGAGGAAGAGCGCGAGATGCTCCCGCTGTGCGACCGCGAGAACGTCGGCGTCCTGCCGTGGAGTCCGCTGGCGAGGGGGTACCTCGCCCGACCGCACGAGGACATCGACGCGACGACCCGCGGCGGGTCCGAGGAGTACATGTACGAACACCCCTACCGCGAGGGCGGCGGGAAGGAGGTAAACGAGCGCGTCCAGGAACTCGCGGCCGACAAGGGCGTCAAGATGGCCCAGATAGCGCTGGCGTGGCTCCTCCACAAGGACCGGGTCGACGCCCCCATCGTCGGCACCACCAGCGTCGAACACCTGGAGGACGCCGTCGAGGCGCTCGAAATCGACCTCACGGCGAGCGATATGGCCTACCTCGAAGAACCCTACGAACCCGTGCGGGTTTCGGGCCACGACTGA